The following DNA comes from Mycobacteroides immunogenum.
ACTTCTCGGGACCGGGAGGTCAGCACCACCGTGAGTACCGCGACGATCATTCTCGGAATCATCGGCGTCACGTTCAGCCTGGTTGCCTGGGGCTCATTCTTAGGCGGCGTCGTCAAGATGATCCGGGTCGTGCTGTCTGGCCAACCCGACCGCACCCGCTGGCGCCCGATTGTGCCGCGCGTCAAGACCGTCATTGTCGAGGTGGTCGCGCACACCCGGATGAACAAGTTCCGGACGGTGGGCTGGGCCCACTGGCTGGTGATGGTCGGCTTCCTGGGCGGCTTCCCGCTGTACTTCGAGTCCTACGGGCAGACCTTCAATCCCGAGTTCCACTGGCCGATCATCGGCGACACATTCCTCTGGCACCTGTGGGACGAGATCCTGGGTATCGGCACGGTCATCGGCATCGTGACCCTGATCATCATTCGGCAGCTCAACCACCCACGAAAGCCGGAACGGCTGTCACGCTTCGGTGGCTCCAACTTCTTCGCCGCCTACACCATCGAATCGATCGTGCTGGTCGAGGGCCTGGGCATGGTGCTGGTCAAGTCCGGCAAGATCTCGACCTTCGGCGGCGGACACCCGTCATCGGACTTCTTCACGATGAACGTCGCTCAGCTGCTGCCCGAGAGCGCGTTGATGGTGTCCATCTTCGCGTTCATCAAGATGGTGTCCGGCGGCCTGTTCCTGCTCCTGGTCGGCCGCAAGCTGGTCTGGGGTGTGGCCTGGCACCGCTTCGCGGCCTTCTTCAACATCTACTTCAAGCGCAACGCCGACGGCAGCGTCGCACTGGGCGCGGCCAAGCCGATGATGTCCGGCGGCAAGGTGCTGGAGATGGAAAGCGCCGACCCGGATGTCGACGCGTTTGGCGCCGGCAAGGTCGAGGACTTCAGCTGGAAGGACCTGCTGGACATCACGACCTGTACCGAGTGCGGTCGCTGCCAGAGCCAGTGCCCTGCCTGGAACACCGGTAAGCCACTGTCCCCCAAGCTGCTCATCACCTCGCTGCGCGACCACACCTACGCCAAGGCGCCATACCTCCTTGCCGGTGAGGACAAGTCGAAGCTGAGCGAGACACAGATCGCCGAGGGCGAGCGTCAGCTGGTCGGCGGCGAGGGTGCCGTGATCGATCACGAGGTGCTGTGGAGCTGCACCACCTGCGGCGCCTGCGTCGAGCAATGCCCCGTCGATATCGAACATGTCGATCACATCATCGATATGCGCCGTTACCAGGTGCTCATTGAGTCCGAGTTCCCCGGCGAGCTCGCGGGCCTGTTCAAGAACCTCGAGAACAAGGGCAACCCGTGGGGCCAGAACTCCAAGGACCGCCTCAACTGGATCGAGGAGGTCGACTTCGACGTACCGGTGTTCGGCCAGGACGTCGACAGCTTCGCCGACTTCGAGTACCTGTTCTGGGTGGGTTGCGCGGGTGCCTACGAGGACCGTGCGAAGAAGACCACCAAGGCCGTCGCCGAGCTGCTCGCGCTGGCCGGTACCAAGTTCTTGGTGCTGGGCGCCGACGAGACCTGCACCGGTGACTCCGCGCGCCGCGCTGGCAATGAGTTCCTGTTCCAGCAGCTGGCCATGCAGAACATCGAGCTGCTCAATTCGGTGTTCGAGGGTGTGGAGCAGAAGCAGCGCAAGATCGTGGTGACCTGCGCACACTGCTTCAACGCGCTCGGCAACGAGTACCCGCAGGTCGGTGGCGACTACCAGGTGGTGCACCACACGCAGCTGCTGAACCGGCTGGTGCGCGATAAGAAGCTGGTCCCCGTTGCTCCGGTGTCGCAAGACGTCACCTATCACGACCCGTGCTACTTGGGCCGCCACAACAAGGTGTACACCGCGCCGCGTGAGCTGATCGGCGCTTCCGGTGCCGCACTCACCGAAATGCCCAGGCATGGCGAGCGTTCCATGTGCTGTGGTGCCGGCGGTGCCCGCATGTGGATGGAAGAGCAGCTGGGCAAGCGCATCAACATCGATCGCGTCGACGAGGCCCTGGCTACGCCGGCCTCCAAGATCGCGACGGGCTGCCCGTTCTGCCGCGTGATGCTCACCGACGGGGTGACCGCCCGCGACGATTCCGCCTCGGTGGAGGTCGTCGACGTCGCACAGCTGCTGCTCGAATCCGTGGGCCGCACCGAAGACATCCGGAAGGCGTTGCCCGCCAAGGGCACTGCCGCAGCAGCGGCAGCCGAGAAGGCTGCCACCCAGGCCGCAGAGCCCGAACCTGTTGTCGCCGAAGAAGAAGCGCCGGCCGCGCAGGCCGCAACCGCGGCGCCCGCAGCCGACGCCAAGCCCATCACGGGTCTGGGTATGGCGGGCGGTGCCAAGCGCCCCGGAGCCAAGAAAGCCGCGGCTCCCGCCGCCGAAGCCGCTACCGAAACACCGGCTGCACCCGCAGCTCCCGCTGCGGCGGCACCACCGGTCAAGGGTCTGGGCATGGCAACCGGCGCCAAACGTCCGGGCGCCAAAAAGGCGACCCCGGCCCCTGCTGCCGAGACGGCTCCGGTGGCCTCCGAGCCGGAGGCAACAGCACAGGCGGCACCCGCCACCCCTGTGCCGCCCGTCAAGGGTCTGGGTATGGCGACCGGGGCCAAGCGTCCCGGCGCGAAGAAGGCGGCCCCCGCAGCTGCCCCAGCAGCGTCTGCGCCCGCACCCACGCCCGAGCCTGAAGCTGAGGCAGAGGCACCTTCCGCGCCCGCAACACCGGCAGCTCCCGCAGCTCCAGAGCCTCCTGTCAAGGGTCTCGGCATTGCCGCCGGTGCACGGCGTCCCGGCGCCAAGAAAGCGGCCCCTGCCGCGGCTACTCCCGCAGCAGAACCTGAGCAGACCGCGGCCAAGCCGGAACCTGTCGCACCGGCCGAAGCCGAGCCTGCGGAAGAGGCTGTGGAAGAGACCGCCGAGGCACCGGCAGCACCCGAGCCTCCGGTAAAGGGCCTGGGTATCGCTCCGGGCGCACGCCGTCCAGGCCGCCGAAATTAGATATTGGCTGGACAGCAATGCCACCATTGAGACCGTGAGTACCGATAACTTGCCGACTGACGTGCCCCCGCGCGTGCCCGGTCTTTCGCCGCGGCAGCATCAACGGGTCTTTGCGCAGTCCACCAAGCTGCAAGACGTCCTGTACGAGATCAGGGGTCCGGTACACGCACAGGCCGCCCGGCTTGAGGCCGAGGGGCACCGCATCCTCAAGCTCAACATCGGCAACCCGGCACCCTTCGGTTTCGAGGCACCCGATGTCATCATGCGCGACATCATCCAGGCGCTCCCCTACGCGCAGGGCTACTCCGACTCCAAGGGCATCCTGCCGGCGCGGCGCGCGGTGGTCACCCGCTACGAGCTGGTCGACGGGTTCCCCTACCTGGACGTGGATGACGTCTACCTGGGTAACGGGGTGTCCGAGCTCATCACCATGACCACGCAGGCGCTGCTGGATAACGGCGACCAGGTGCTCATCCCGGCGCCCGACTATCCGCTGTGGACAGCCGCGACCTCGCTGGCCGGCGGCACCGCCGTGCATTACCTGTGCGACGAGACCAACGGCTGGATGCCGGATATCGAGGATCTGGAATCCAAGATCACCGAGCGCACCAAGGCCCTGGTCATCATCAACCCGAACAACCCGACCGGTGCGGTATACAGCCGCGAAATCCTCACGAAGATGGTCGAATTGGCGCGCAAGCATCAGCTGCTGCTGCTGGCCGACGAGATCTACGACAAGATCCTCTATGACGATGCCGAGCACATCAGCGTCGCGTCACTGGCCCCGGATCTGTTGTGTTTCACCTTCAATGGCCTGTCCAAGGCATACCGAGTAGCCGGCTACCGTTCGGCGTGGCTTGCCATCACCGGCCCCAAGGATCACGCGGCCAGCCTGCTTGAAGGCGTAAACCTGTTGGCCAATATGCGACTGTGCCCGAATGTTCCGGCCCAGCATGCGATTCAGGTGGCGCTCGGCGGCCACCAGAGCATCGACGACCTGGTGCTTCCTGGTGGGCGACTGCTGGAGCAGCGCGACGTGGCGTGGACCAAGCTCAACGAGATTCCCGGTGTCTCCTGCGTCAAGCCGCGGGGCGCGCTCTACGCGTTCCCACGCCTGGACCCGGAGGTGCACCAGATCCACGATGACGATCAGCTTGTGCTGGATCTGCTGCTCAATGAGAAGATCCTGCTCACGCAGGGCACCGGCTTCAATTGGCCTGAGCCCGACCATCTTCGGATCGTCACGCTGCCGTGGGCGCGTGATCTGGCCGTCGCCATCGAGCGGCTGGGCAACTTCCTGGCGAGCTACCGCCAGTAACCCTCGTCATCCTGCGCGAGCATGCTCAAATGTGCGGAATTTCGCCGAATTCCGGCACATTTGGGCATGTTCGCGGTACCAGGGGTCAGGCGTGAGCCAGCTCTTCCACGCGCTTGCCCAGGCAGAACACCCGCCATCCGGCGTTGACCCATTTGGCGGCGTCCAGGCAATTACGGCCGTCCACAATGACTTTGGTGCGCACAACCTTGGCCAGCTCGTCCGGGTCGAAGTCCACGAACTCCTGCCATTCGGTGAGCAGCAGCACCGCATCGGCACGGTCCGCTGCTTCCAATACCGAGGTGGCGTAGTTCAGCGTCGGGAACAACCGGCGTGAGTTCTCCAGCGCCTTGGGGTCATATACGTTGACGGCCGCACCGTTGAGCTGCAGCAAGCCGGCCACGTTCAGCGCTGGCGAGTCCCGGACATCGTCGGACTCGGGCTTGAACGCCGCGCCCAGCACCGCGACGTTGGCGCCCAGCAGCGATCCGCCGCACGCCTTGGTGGCAAGCTCCACCATCCGGGTGCGCCGCCGCATGTTGATGCTGTCCACCTCGCGCAGGAAGGTCAGGGCGTGGCTGGCTCCCAGCTCACCCGCACGCGCCATGAACGCCCGAATGTCCTTGGGCAGACAGCCTCCGCCGAAACCGAGTCCCGCGTTGAGGAACCGCCTGCCGATGCGCGGGTCGTAGCCCAGGGCGTCGGCCAGGGTGGTCACGTCGGCGCCCACCGCCTCGCATACCTCGGAGATGGCGTTGATGAACGAGATCTTGGTCGCCAGGAAGGCGTTGGCCGACACCTTCACCAACTCAGCGGTTTCCAGGTCGGTCACCAGGAAGGGCACCTCCTCGTCGAGGATCGGCCCGTACAACTCGCGCACCAGCTTCTCGGCACGGTCCGAATCCCGCTGCACACCCAGCACAATGCGGTCCGGGTGCAGAGTGTCCTTGACGGCATATCCTTCGCGCAGGAACTCGGGGTTCCAGGCCACCTCGACGTCGACGCCGTCGGCCGCGAATCCTGCTGCCCGCTGGCCCAGTTCACGTGCGGTGCCCACCGGCACCGTCGACTTGCCGATGATCACTGCCGAGCGCGACAGCAGCGGGACCAGGGTGTCGATCACCGAGTGGACGTAGCGCAGGTCCGCGCCGTACTCGCCCTTCTTCTGCGGCGTGCCCACGCCCAGGAAGTGCACGTCTGCGAATTCCGCGGCCTCGGCGTAGCTCGTGGTGAAGCGCAACCGCCCGGCTGCGATGTTGCTCTGCAAGATCTTTCGCAGGCCCGGCTCGTAGAACGGGATGTCACCGCCGGAAAGCTTGGCGACCTTCCCCGGGTCGATATCGACGCCCAGCACCTCGTGACCCAGCTCGGCCATGCAGGCGGCATGGGTGGCTCCGAGGTAACCGGTTCCGAATACAGTGCATCTCATACTGCCTATATAGGCCGCCAGGGTTAGCAACCTGGATACACCGCACCATCGGTGTCCTAACGCCGGGTGTACGGCGAAAACCCTTGTGAATCAGGGATTAACGCCCGCCAAACGGCCAGGGGAAACCCGAGTTCGAGCCCCCGCCGGATCCACCGCCGTGTGAGCCGCTGTTACCGCCCCAACCACCACGGGAACCGCCGCCGTCACCCCAACCGCCACCGGAGCCACCACGCGATCCACCATGAGACCCGCCATCAGAGCCACCGCGCGAGCTGCCGCCATCACCCCAACCACCGCGGGAGCTGCCGCCGTCACCCCAGCCGCCCCGCGAATCTCCGTCGTCGCCCCAGCCGCCGCGACCCGAACCACCGCGCGATCCACCATGGGACCCGCGATCAGAGTCGCCGCCCCCGATCGGAGGCAGACCGGGGATGGAGATGATCGGCGGCTGCGTCTGGGCGGGCTGCGTGTACGCCGGACGGTCCCGGTCCGGCCACCACGGATTCTCCTGGCGCCGCGGCTGCTCCCATACCGGCGGGAACAACGGGATCGGTACCGGCACGACGGCGGGCGGCGGCGCTGCCGGCGCGGGCTGCTCTTCGGGCACGGGAGCGGGCGCAGCAGGGGCCGGCGGGGGTGCCTCCGGTACGGGCGCGGGCGCCTGTGGGGCGGCCTGCACCGGTGCGGGGGCTATCTGCTTGGGCGCCGGGGCGGGGTTGTGCTGCGGTGCCACCACTTGTTGCACCGGGGCGGGCGATGCCGCGGGGGCCGGTGCCTCCGCGGGCGCTGCGGGCGGCGCGGCTTGTTGGGGTGCCTCGGCGGGCAGTGGATTCTGCACCGGGTTCTGCACCACGGCGCGGTCCGGCGAGGATGGCCCCTGATCCACCGTGGAGCGCACGGTCACCGTGAGTGAGACAGCCAGGGCTATCGAGCAGATGCCGAAAACCAGCAGCAGCGGCGCACCGACCAGCAGGAACGGCTTGCGTTCGGCCGGCTGGTCATCGAAGTCACCGAATTCGCGTAGCTCGGTCTTGGCTTCCTCGGCGCCTTCGGTGACGGCGTCGGGATGCACAAAGCCCGCGCCGGTGGGTCCCTCCAGCGAGTAGGCCTGTCCCAGCAGCGCGGTGCTGGCCTCGAAATTGGGCTCCTGCGCCGAGGCCAGCGCGGCGCCGCGGGCCAATGCCAGCTCCGGCTGATCCGGGGCGTTGACCGGCAACGAGATGACATCGCCCAGCGACTCGGCGAGGTCGGAGACGTCGGAGCCCAGTCCCAGCAAGAACACTCCGTCCGGGGCGTTCTCCTTGCCTTTGAGCGGGTTGACCAGATTGGCCAGCACGCCCGGGGTTACGCCGGTGATGAGCGGTTCGCTGGCCAGGCCGACGATCGACCCGTCGGCGGAATCGACCACGGCGAGCGTCGCGTTCTCCGGCTCAATGACCAGTAGCGCTGATTTTTCGTACCCGGTGACGCTGCTGGCAGCCTTGGCGAGGGCGCCGCCCGCGTGCAGCGCCGAGAAGAATTCGACGCCGTCGATTCCCCGGCTGGCCAGGGAATCGCGCAGTTCAGCGGCTTCGGCGTGATCGCTCCACACCACCCCGGTGGAAATCAGGTTGTGCCCGCTGTCGATCATTCCGTCGCGGGTGCCGACGATCGCGGACAGCACTTGCTCCGAGGTTGTCCCCTCACCCTCGGAGACAAGAATGGTGTCAGTGTCGACGATCCTGCCGTCGGCACCTGCGCCCTCGACCAGTACCAGGCGGGCAGTCGTCGGTGTCATCGAGACACCAAGTACGACGTCCACGTCAGATCCTCCGCTACATATCGACACGGTCACACGAACAAACGCGCCAAGGCCGTCAATAAGTTCGAGTCATTGCCGATTATGTATCGGGCTGGCGCGCTTCCGCGTTACCCCAGCTAGGGGTTGATGAAGTTCTGGTAGGAGCGCGACGGGGTCGGACCGCGCTGCCCCTGGTACTTCGACCCTACCCCGGCGCTTCCATAGGGGTGCTCAGCCGGCGATGTCAGCCGCAGCAGGCACAGCTGCCCGATCTTCATGCCCGGCCACAGGGTGATGGGCAGGTTGGCGACGTTGGAAAGCTCCAGGGTGATGTGCCCGGAGAAACCGGGGTCGATGAAACCCGCGGTGGAGTGGGTCAACAGGCCCAGGCGTCCCAGCGAGGACTTTCCTTCGAGCCGTCCGGCCAGATCGTCGGGAAGTGAGCAGACCTCGAGCGTGGATCCCAGCACGAATTCGCCGGGATGCAGCACGAACGGTTCGCCCTCGCCCGGCTCAACCAGACTGGTCAGCTCGTCCTGGCGTTGTTTGGGGTCGATATGCGTGTAACGGGTGTTGTTGAACACCCGGAACAGGCTGTCGAGCCGCACGTCGATGCTGGACGGCTGGATGAGGGCGGCGTCGAAGGGCTCGATGCCGAGGCGCCCGGCGTCGAGCTCGGCGCGGATATCGCGATCGGACAGCAGCACGCGACGAGCCTACCGATGAGCCCCGTACGCCAAGAGGCTCGGGCACACGTGGCTAGGCCTTGATGGCGATGACGGCTCCGGGCTGCAACCATCCGATGAGCCGCACCAGCGCGGTGTCGTCGAGCGTCACGCATCCGGCGGAGGGGCCGCCGTCGGTCGCGTGCACGAAGAAGGCCGAGCCACCGCCGGGTTTGCGCGATTTGTTGACGCCCATGACGATCGCGCGCTGGTATCCGTCGAGTTCCTCGCTGAGGGAGGTGTCGAAGGAACAGGCCGATTCGGCGCAGCGCTGGTGGGTGTTGTAGTTCGGGCTGGCGGGATCTCCGTCCCACCAGTCGTTGGCGTCGACCTGCAGGTAGTCCAGGCCATGTGCCACCGAAGGCTCGGTGCCAAATGCGTAATCGAGGCTGAAAACGCCGGTCGGGGTCGCCGGACTGTCGTCACTGGCGACGCTCGCGAACCCGGCAGATCCGACGTCGGACGGGATGTTGCGCTCGACAGCTTCCCAGGAGTCGCCCGTCCGCTGCCAGGTTCCGATGGTCGCCTTGGTTCCGCCGATTCCCTGAACGGACACGACCTGCGGTGCCGAACCCACCGAATCCGCGAACCACGGCGCGGGCGCGGACGGCGACATCGCCGCCGGACGTACCGCAGCGGCGGTCTGTACCGATGTCGCCCCACAGGCGCTGACGACGAGGATGAGGCTCAGCGGCAGCAGGCGTATCGGGTGCACCCATCCATGGTGATCGCTCAAGCTGGAAAACGCCTGTTAGTAACTAACCTTTAATAGCAATAACCGCACCGGGGCGCAGCCAGCCGATCAATTTGACGAGTGTGCCGTCGTCCAGGGACACGCAACCCGCGGTCGGGCCGCCATCGGTGGAGTGGACGAAGAAGGCTGAGCCGCCGCCGGGGACCCTGTCCTTGTTCACACCCATGACGATGGCGTGCTTGTACTGCGGGATCGGCAGATTTTCGCTCTGCGCGGTGCTGAACGGGCATTCGGCCTTGGCGCACTGCTGGTGGGTGTTGTAGGTGGGGCTGCTGCTGTCGCCGTCCCACCAGTCATTGGGGCCGACCTGCAGGTAGCGCAGCCCGCTGGGTGGTGGCGGCGCCGTACCGAAGGCCCAGTCCAGCGAGTAGACGCCGTTGGGGGTGGCCGAGGCCCCCTCGCGGGCCTTGTCGATGAATCCGGCGGAACCCACGTGAGCAGGAATCCCGGTGGACACCGCCTGCCACTGGCTGCCGTTGCGCTGGAAGACATCGATCTTGGCGTTGGAGCCGCCCGCACCGTTGACCGCGAGCACCTGCGTGGCGTTCCCGACGGACTGGGCGAACCAGGGCACGAAGGGTTCCGCCGCGGCGGGTGTACAGAGGAGCACCGTGGCCAGGGCGAGAAGGGCCGCGCAGGGCAGCGTCACAAGACGGAACACGGTTCCATCGTTGCCGATGTTGTTCTCGAATCCTTCAAGGTTGGGACACAGTTATGCCACGGACTGATCGGTATATTTCGGCCATGGACGCTGAGCTCGAAGAGTGGAAAGCCGCTGGGCATTACTTCGACTATCTGGGATTCGACATTTTCTATCGGATCGAGGGCAGCGGGCCACCGTTGCTGCTCATCCACGGGTATCCCTTCAACTCGTGGGATTGGGCCCTCATCTGGCCCACGCTGGTGCAGCGGTTCACCGTTATCGCACCGGACATGATCGGGATGGGCTTCTCCGACAAGCCCGTTCAATACGGGTACTCGGTGCTCGATCACGCCGATATGCATGAGGCGCTGTTGTCGTATCTGGGCATCGAGCGGTTCCATCTGCTCACCCATGATCTGGGGAACTCGGTGGGCCAGGAGATGTTGGCGCGCTTTGAATTCGAGCAGCAGTCGCGCGGCCGCGTGCCCATCGATTCGGTCACCTGGCTCAATGGCGGCCTGTTCATCGAGGCCTACCGCCCGCGTATCGCGCAGACGTTGATGTCACGTACACCGTTGGGCGACTTGGTAAGCCGGTTCCAGGGCACACCAGTGACGCGCCGGATCATGGACGCCGCGGTGAGCGAGATGTTCGGCCCGGACACCAAGCCGTCGGCGCGACTGCTGTCGCTGTTTCAGCAGGTGCTGGAGTACAACGACGGCGCCCGCGTCACCCATCAGGTGGGCCGCTTCATCAATGACCGCTACGACAACCGCAGCCGGTGGGTGCGGGCCATGCGCGAAACCGCCGTACCCATGCGCATGATCGACGGGCCGATCGACCCCAACTCGGGATTGCATATGGCCGAGCGCTATCTCGAGGTCATTCACGAGCCCGATGTGGTGCTGCTCGACGACAACATCGGGCATTGGCCGCAGATCGAGGCACCCGAGGCGGTGCTCACGCACTTCCTCGAACACATCGACCGAATCACGACTTAGGCGGGGCGCTGTCCAGGTAGGTCGAGAAGGTCGCGTAGTTGCAGTCCGTCTCGCCGGTACCGGTGACGCTCTGACACACCACCTTGTCGTTGAGGTAGATGCGCACCGTCACCGCGGCGTCGGGGTCACCGGAAGCGGACCAGTTGGCCTTGACCTCAGCGT
Coding sequences within:
- a CDS encoding (Fe-S)-binding protein; translation: MSTATIILGIIGVTFSLVAWGSFLGGVVKMIRVVLSGQPDRTRWRPIVPRVKTVIVEVVAHTRMNKFRTVGWAHWLVMVGFLGGFPLYFESYGQTFNPEFHWPIIGDTFLWHLWDEILGIGTVIGIVTLIIIRQLNHPRKPERLSRFGGSNFFAAYTIESIVLVEGLGMVLVKSGKISTFGGGHPSSDFFTMNVAQLLPESALMVSIFAFIKMVSGGLFLLLVGRKLVWGVAWHRFAAFFNIYFKRNADGSVALGAAKPMMSGGKVLEMESADPDVDAFGAGKVEDFSWKDLLDITTCTECGRCQSQCPAWNTGKPLSPKLLITSLRDHTYAKAPYLLAGEDKSKLSETQIAEGERQLVGGEGAVIDHEVLWSCTTCGACVEQCPVDIEHVDHIIDMRRYQVLIESEFPGELAGLFKNLENKGNPWGQNSKDRLNWIEEVDFDVPVFGQDVDSFADFEYLFWVGCAGAYEDRAKKTTKAVAELLALAGTKFLVLGADETCTGDSARRAGNEFLFQQLAMQNIELLNSVFEGVEQKQRKIVVTCAHCFNALGNEYPQVGGDYQVVHHTQLLNRLVRDKKLVPVAPVSQDVTYHDPCYLGRHNKVYTAPRELIGASGAALTEMPRHGERSMCCGAGGARMWMEEQLGKRINIDRVDEALATPASKIATGCPFCRVMLTDGVTARDDSASVEVVDVAQLLLESVGRTEDIRKALPAKGTAAAAAAEKAATQAAEPEPVVAEEEAPAAQAATAAPAADAKPITGLGMAGGAKRPGAKKAAAPAAEAATETPAAPAAPAAAAPPVKGLGMATGAKRPGAKKATPAPAAETAPVASEPEATAQAAPATPVPPVKGLGMATGAKRPGAKKAAPAAAPAASAPAPTPEPEAEAEAPSAPATPAAPAAPEPPVKGLGIAAGARRPGAKKAAPAAATPAAEPEQTAAKPEPVAPAEAEPAEEAVEETAEAPAAPEPPVKGLGIAPGARRPGRRN
- a CDS encoding pyridoxal phosphate-dependent aminotransferase, which translates into the protein MDSNATIETVSTDNLPTDVPPRVPGLSPRQHQRVFAQSTKLQDVLYEIRGPVHAQAARLEAEGHRILKLNIGNPAPFGFEAPDVIMRDIIQALPYAQGYSDSKGILPARRAVVTRYELVDGFPYLDVDDVYLGNGVSELITMTTQALLDNGDQVLIPAPDYPLWTAATSLAGGTAVHYLCDETNGWMPDIEDLESKITERTKALVIINPNNPTGAVYSREILTKMVELARKHQLLLLADEIYDKILYDDAEHISVASLAPDLLCFTFNGLSKAYRVAGYRSAWLAITGPKDHAASLLEGVNLLANMRLCPNVPAQHAIQVALGGHQSIDDLVLPGGRLLEQRDVAWTKLNEIPGVSCVKPRGALYAFPRLDPEVHQIHDDDQLVLDLLLNEKILLTQGTGFNWPEPDHLRIVTLPWARDLAVAIERLGNFLASYRQ
- a CDS encoding UDP-glucose dehydrogenase family protein, which gives rise to MRCTVFGTGYLGATHAACMAELGHEVLGVDIDPGKVAKLSGGDIPFYEPGLRKILQSNIAAGRLRFTTSYAEAAEFADVHFLGVGTPQKKGEYGADLRYVHSVIDTLVPLLSRSAVIIGKSTVPVGTARELGQRAAGFAADGVDVEVAWNPEFLREGYAVKDTLHPDRIVLGVQRDSDRAEKLVRELYGPILDEEVPFLVTDLETAELVKVSANAFLATKISFINAISEVCEAVGADVTTLADALGYDPRIGRRFLNAGLGFGGGCLPKDIRAFMARAGELGASHALTFLREVDSINMRRRTRMVELATKACGGSLLGANVAVLGAAFKPESDDVRDSPALNVAGLLQLNGAAVNVYDPKALENSRRLFPTLNYATSVLEAADRADAVLLLTEWQEFVDFDPDELAKVVRTKVIVDGRNCLDAAKWVNAGWRVFCLGKRVEELAHA
- a CDS encoding DUF7159 family protein; this encodes MDVVLGVSMTPTTARLVLVEGAGADGRIVDTDTILVSEGEGTTSEQVLSAIVGTRDGMIDSGHNLISTGVVWSDHAEAAELRDSLASRGIDGVEFFSALHAGGALAKAASSVTGYEKSALLVIEPENATLAVVDSADGSIVGLASEPLITGVTPGVLANLVNPLKGKENAPDGVFLLGLGSDVSDLAESLGDVISLPVNAPDQPELALARGAALASAQEPNFEASTALLGQAYSLEGPTGAGFVHPDAVTEGAEEAKTELREFGDFDDQPAERKPFLLVGAPLLLVFGICSIALAVSLTVTVRSTVDQGPSSPDRAVVQNPVQNPLPAEAPQQAAPPAAPAEAPAPAASPAPVQQVVAPQHNPAPAPKQIAPAPVQAAPQAPAPVPEAPPPAPAAPAPVPEEQPAPAAPPPAVVPVPIPLFPPVWEQPRRQENPWWPDRDRPAYTQPAQTQPPIISIPGLPPIGGGDSDRGSHGGSRGGSGRGGWGDDGDSRGGWGDGGSSRGGWGDGGSSRGGSDGGSHGGSRGGSGGGWGDGGGSRGGWGGNSGSHGGGSGGGSNSGFPWPFGGR
- the dcd gene encoding dCTP deaminase, coding for MLLSDRDIRAELDAGRLGIEPFDAALIQPSSIDVRLDSLFRVFNNTRYTHIDPKQRQDELTSLVEPGEGEPFVLHPGEFVLGSTLEVCSLPDDLAGRLEGKSSLGRLGLLTHSTAGFIDPGFSGHITLELSNVANLPITLWPGMKIGQLCLLRLTSPAEHPYGSAGVGSKYQGQRGPTPSRSYQNFINP
- a CDS encoding L,D-transpeptidase family protein, encoding MHPIRLLPLSLILVVSACGATSVQTAAAVRPAAMSPSAPAPWFADSVGSAPQVVSVQGIGGTKATIGTWQRTGDSWEAVERNIPSDVGSAGFASVASDDSPATPTGVFSLDYAFGTEPSVAHGLDYLQVDANDWWDGDPASPNYNTHQRCAESACSFDTSLSEELDGYQRAIVMGVNKSRKPGGGSAFFVHATDGGPSAGCVTLDDTALVRLIGWLQPGAVIAIKA
- a CDS encoding L,D-transpeptidase family protein; translated protein: MCPNLEGFENNIGNDGTVFRLVTLPCAALLALATVLLCTPAAAEPFVPWFAQSVGNATQVLAVNGAGGSNAKIDVFQRNGSQWQAVSTGIPAHVGSAGFIDKAREGASATPNGVYSLDWAFGTAPPPPSGLRYLQVGPNDWWDGDSSSPTYNTHQQCAKAECPFSTAQSENLPIPQYKHAIVMGVNKDRVPGGGSAFFVHSTDGGPTAGCVSLDDGTLVKLIGWLRPGAVIAIKG
- a CDS encoding alpha/beta fold hydrolase codes for the protein MDAELEEWKAAGHYFDYLGFDIFYRIEGSGPPLLLIHGYPFNSWDWALIWPTLVQRFTVIAPDMIGMGFSDKPVQYGYSVLDHADMHEALLSYLGIERFHLLTHDLGNSVGQEMLARFEFEQQSRGRVPIDSVTWLNGGLFIEAYRPRIAQTLMSRTPLGDLVSRFQGTPVTRRIMDAAVSEMFGPDTKPSARLLSLFQQVLEYNDGARVTHQVGRFINDRYDNRSRWVRAMRETAVPMRMIDGPIDPNSGLHMAERYLEVIHEPDVVLLDDNIGHWPQIEAPEAVLTHFLEHIDRITT